In Bradyrhizobium sp. 170, the DNA window GTCCTCCATGCGAACCTTCGTCACGCGTTGCTCATCCGCCGCCGCGTATCGCGTCTGATCCGGGGAAGCCTGCGGTTGGGACGCCCATACCATCACGACGACAGCGGCGGCGATCCAAACGGGCGCCGCTCGTCCCTCCGCTTGCAGGTGCATCATTGTACTCCGGACAAATAGCGTCCTGTCCGAATCGGCGCGCGACGTGCTTGAGATCTCGTAGGCGACAGCTACGTCATCCTTGCTTGAGAATGACCGGTTCTTCATCGGGCGACCCATCTGCCATCAACCGCCGCACGGTGTGATGGCCCTTTCCAATGCGTCATCACGCACCTTATGCACGTCGCTTGCCCGCTGCTGGCAAACTCTTAAGGGGTACATCCAAGAAAGCCGCTCCCAGCATCAGGCGACGCTATGACCAACCAGATCGAGAGCTTGATTCCAGTAACCACCGTAGTCGGCGGGGAAGCGCACAGTAAGAACGCTTTCGATTCAACCTGTCGTTTTCTAATTCCCGTACTCTTTTCTGCGCGGGAGTTTGCACGAGTTGCCGACAACCCGCTTCCATTCTAAGGAGCACGAAATGCGGTGCGCCGCGCGGCGCAAGCCTGCCGTCGCGACGGTCAGGCGGTGCTGCCGGCGTCCACCGTCAGAACGGTGCCAGTGGTGTTCCGGCCGCCTTCTCCGAGGAGATACTCGACCATGGAAGCGACGTCGTCGGCCTCGGGCAATCAGCGCAACGCGCTGCGGCCGGCGATACGCCGGCGGCCGTCGTCATCCAAGGACTTGGTCAATTCGGTGTCGACGAAGCCGGGCGCGATCGCGTTCAGGGTGATGCCGAGCTTGCCGACTTCGCGGGCCAGCGGACGGGTGAAGCCGCCGGCCGCGGCCTTGGACGCGGCGTAGACGGACAGGCCGTTGCCGATCGAGGCGATGATGGAGGAGATGTTGACAATGCGGCCGACGCCGTCGGCCATGGTCAGAACGATCGGCGACAGCACGTTCAGACGGATCAACGCCGACGCCGACGACCAGGTAGGTGCCAGCGTCGCATCGGTCCGGCCGATCGGTGACGATCGCATCGACCTCGGCATCCGCAAGCAGCGCCTGGATGCGATCCGGATCAAGATCGCGCGGGCACAGAAGCATGCGGCGGACGACCTCGTCGAGCTCGATTATTGCGAGCGCGGACTGCATCGACATCCACCTTTGCGCCGCCGACTCCGCAGGCGCGGTCGGCTAGATTGCCGCCCCCCGAATTGCGCAAAATTCATTTCGACGCAGTGCGGGTCGTCTGACCTGCCATGAACGTGTTCTGCAGCAACGGCGGTTTCCTGATGACCGCGAACGAGTTGGCAACTGCCGTTGCCCGCCGGCTCAACATAAGGATCGTGATCTCCAACAATCAATCGTACGGCACCATCCGTACGCGTCAGGAGAGAGCATTTCCGAAACGTCCTGGAGGTGCGGGCCTGTCTAACCCCGATTTTGCGACCCTTGCCCGCGCATTCGGCGCGCAGGCTATACGATCACGAGCGCAGCGCTGGCGGCCGAGGTCGTCGCGGAAGCAATGTCGGCGAACTGCCCCGTTGTGATCGAAGTTCGATCTGATGTACGCTAAACAATCGATCGATCCTCGTTGCGGCGTCTGGCTGATGCCTCAGGGCGGCGCGTCTAGTCTGGCGGCTTTGGTGCGCTCGGTCGCCGAGATTCATCCGGAGTTCGGTCTTTGTACAAACAGCAGGATCAAAGGGTAGCTCGCATTGTAGCTTCATCTCAAGTTTGGACACGGCCTGAGGTGCCTCTTTGGGGGTAACCCCCGTTGAGAGACCCGTTGGGCGCGCTGCAAAAGCTACTTGCGGCAAAGTGGCCCCTTCAGTTTTTTTGGGATAGTCTGATTTTGTGGGTCCCGGAAGAATAGCAGCCGCTACTAACGACACCGGGATGCTTTTGAAGCCGTGCATACTCATTCAATCCGTGGAGGTCGACGCTGCGCACGTCAAATGGCATGTCGAGGGCTATGTGAAGAAGATCGCCTTCTTCCGCCAGACCGTTCCGTTCGGACTCGGCTACGCCGTTCGCGCCATCAACAAGCTCAAGCGGATGGTCTTTGTCCCCGGCGGGCGTCGCTCCGCCCGACCACGAGGCCCTGCCCCACTCCATGATTTAATGGGCAAGTCTACTCGCGATGCCACTCCGGCCCGCTTTTCTGCGCCGCGCAAAACGCACAACGTGAACTGATGTTTCTAATGCCTTGCTGTCCGATTTGGGAGCCATCGACTGAATGTCATCTTGCTCTACCAAGGTCGCACTCCTTATCGATGGCGCTAATCTACATGCGGCCAGCAAGGCGCTTGGTTTCGATGTGGATTACAAGCGACTGCTCAAGGAATTCCAAAGTCGGGGGACGCTGGTTCGCGCGCTCTACTACACCGCGATCATCGAGGATCAGGAATATTCGTCGATCCGTCCCTTGATCGATTGGCTCGACTATAACGGCTATACCGTGGTCACCAAGGTGACCAGGGAGTTTACCGACGCCAGCGGCCATCGCAGAGTGAAGGGCAGCATGGACATCAAACTCGCTGTTGATGCCATGGAGCTTGCCGAGCATATCGACCAGATGATTCTGTTCTCAGGTGACGGCGACTTCCGCCCGCTGGTGGAGGCGGTCCAACGTCGGGGAGTTCGCGTCACCGTCGTCTCGACCATTGCCAGCCATCCTCCGATGATCGCCGATGAACTTCGGCGTCAGGCCGACGCTTTCATCGACCTCGTGGATTTGAAGCCCAAGCTTGGCCGCGACCCGTCCGAGCGGTCAGCCTCGCGCGAGCCGCGCCATCATGCGTTACAGTTGCGCGATCACGACAGCTGACAACGACCTTCAATGATCAAGTAACGCACAACGCTCGCTGTTCTGCTCTTTTCATTTTGCAGCAACGCAGACGACTCCTGGAATGAAAAGACCGCAGGCATTTTCGCGCTGCGGCCCCCGGGTTCAAAAAAACGCTCGATCCGCCATCCCGGTTCTTCGAACACTGAGCCGAATATCTTCGAGTGTGGAGTCGCAAAATGCTGTTCCAGACGAGGAACACATCGGGTGTTGCGCAACGGAGACAGCATCGAGGACGTGTCCCGCTGCAGACATTCAAACTCGATCGCCGCCGCTCAGGCCGTATTGCCCGGCTTCCCGAAAGCCCCCGCCTCGGCCAGAGCCGCGATACGTCGCTCATCATAGCCGAGGGTCTTTCGGAGCACTTCCCTCGTATGCTCGCCGAGCAGCGGCGCCGCTACGGGATCGACGGTTGGCGTCAGGCTCATCTGCAGCGGCGTTTCAATATTGGGGACGGTGCCCGCGGTCGGATGCGTAATCCGGCTAAGACGATGGCGGTCGCGCACTTCCGGCGCGTTGAAACCTTCCTCTACGGTGCGCAGATAGCCGACCGGTATGTTGGCCTTCTTCATCTTCGCCATCCAGTGCTCGAGGCTGTCGCTGGCGAAGATACCGGCGATGATGGCGCGCAACTTTTCCTTGTTGGCGGTTCGGTTTTTCCTGTGGGCAAACTCGGGATCGGTGACGAGGTCCGGTCGATCGAGCACGTCCACCACGAGCCGGCGGTACAGGCGGTCGTTGGCGCAGGCCATGTAAAGCGGCCCATCGGATGCCTGATAGACACCGACGGTGGGCGAGCCGTTCGGTGAATTCCCGAAGCGGCCCGGATTCGCGCCGCTGATTAGATAGGCCATGCCGTAGAAACCGGTCATCGTCACGGCGGTGTCGATCAGCGCCACTTCGACCTGCTGGCCGCGGCCGAGCCGGTCACGGGCAATCAGCGCCAGCAGGATCGCGTTGCATGCCGACATGCCCGTCGCCATGTCGACGATCGGCGGACCGGTCCGCACCGGCTCCCCATCCGGAAATCCATTCAGCGACATGAAGCCGCTTTCGGCCTGCGTGATCGGATCGAAGCCCGGGCGCAAGGCGAACTCGCCCTTGCGGCCGTAGGCCGAGATCGAGCAATAGATCAGCTTCGGATTGGTCGGCGCGACGGAGGCATAGTCAAGACCGAACCTCTTCATTATGCCGCCGGAGAAATTCTCCACGACGACATCCGCTTTCGCGATCAGTTCACGGGCGACTTCGAGCGCCGCAGGATTGTTGAAATCGAGCGCGATGCCGCGCTTGTTGCGATTGAGGCTGAGAAAGGCCGCGCTCTCGCCGCCGATTTCCGCGTGTTCATAATGGCGGGTATCGTCGCCCCCATCAGGGTTTTCGATCTTGATCACTTCGGCACCGAAATCGGCCAGCGTTTGCGTGCAGGCCGGGCCGGCAACGACTCGCGTGAAGTCGACGACCAGCAGACCATCCAGCGCAGTCGGTTCGCCCATCACGCGCGGCGTTCGCTCCGGCAATTGCGGTCTGGCAGTCATCTCCGGCATTTCCTCTTGTTATTCTGCCTGGCGAAACGAAGGCTTTCGCCGCGACTTCAAGACTTTCTTACCGGAACCAGACGGATAACGCCAAACCCCGATTTTGCAGGGCGGGACCTGCCGCTGACATAGCTCTTGAGACGGCACGCGGGCCTGCGGCATGGCCCTCGCATTCAGGCTGCAGGCCCGGACTCGACGGTCACGCTACCCAAAAAGGTGCCGCCCGCCCCCGGTTTGATCCGGGAGTCGAGCGGCGTCTCATCGATGCGCCGATGCCGCGAACAGCATTCGCAGCGCCGTTACTGCTGTGGAAGCCCGTCTTTCCTACTCGGCGATCACCTCACCGGAGCCGCCAAGCTCGGCGGGAAAATCCTTCAGTTTGGGCAGCCCATCCCGCATCGGCAGCACCGTCTCGGCGTAGTTGACGTGCACGCCGGGCGTGAAGGGGAGTGTCGGGAGGGTTGCAGCGAAGACATCGACCAGCCCGAGCGTCGGATGATTGGTCATCAGATGACCGCCGCACTCCGCGCAGTATTTGCGCTGGCTCATCGGAGTCTTCTCGAACGTCGCGACGTGTTGCGCCCCCGCCGTGATCCGTACCGCTTCCGGCTTCCACAGGCTAAATGCGTTCACCGGTCCGCCGGACCACGAACGGCAGGAACTGCAATGGCAATAACCCATTCCTTCCGGCGCACCCGTGACCTGGACCTCGACCGCGCCGCAAAAACAGCTTCCGGTATGCTTCATCATTTCTGTCTCCTTGATTGAGAAGTGATCAGGCCGGCCTGCGCCAGGGGAATAGCATGGAAACGCGTTCCCGATAACGGCGATATTCGTCGCCGAACATGGCCACAAGATCGCGCTCCTCGAGCATGATGCCGACGAAGATGTAGGCCGTGGTCACCGCCGAGAACAGCAAATGCCCGGCGCTCATCGTCGGGGTCGCCCAGAACGCGATGATGAAACCGAGATAGATCGGGTGCCGGACAAAACGGTAGAAGAACGGCGTCCGGAAGACGGGCGCCGGCATCTCGCGGCCTGCGAGATTGTTGGCGACCTGATGTAATCCGAACAGTTCGAAATGATTGATCAGGAAGGTGCTCGTGAACACGATCACCCAACCAACGAACGACAGTGTAGCGATCACCACCGCCATTTCGGGCTCCTGGACGTTCCAGATGATGGCCGGCATCGGACGCCATTGCCAGAACAGCAACAGAAGCGTCAGGCTTGCGCACAGCACATAGGTGCTGCGCTCGACAGACCTCGGAATAAACCGCGTCCACCAGTGTTTAAACGATTTACGCGCCATGACGCTATGTTGGATGGCAAATAGCGACATCAGTATGAGATTGACAACAATTGCCTCGAATATCCCCGAATTCGCGCCGGTATCGATCGCCTTCGGCACGGCGAGCCCCGATACGAACCCGATGGCGTACAGAATCGTGAACAGAAATGTGAAATAGGCCACACCGCCGAACAGAAATGCAGTGAATCTTAGCACCCGATTGCCCGGTATCGCCGGGTGGATGGCTTGGGTTTCTGTCATGAAAATTGACTCCGCTACGGGAAATGGGATTGCAGCTCCCTGTTTTGGCAGGATGCACGGAGAACGGCGCCAGGGCTTTGCCTTCGGCTTTAGACGGACTTGATTGTTTCTTGAGAAAGCTCACGTGAGATTCGACTTCGATAATCACATCCTGGACACCGATCGTCGCGAGCTGCGTCGTGGCGGCGAACTGGTGGCGATGCAGCCGCAAGTATTCGACTTGCTGGTTCACCTGTTGAAACACTGCAATCACGTGGTCAGCCGGGACGATCTCATTGCGCTGGTGTGGGGAGGACGGATCGTCTCGGACTCGACGCTGGACAGCCGGATCAACGCCGCCCGGAACGCGATCGGTGACAACGGCAAGGAACAGCGGCTCATCCGCACCATTCCCCGCAAGGGGATTCGCTTCGTCGGCGCCGTGAATGGGCTATGCGAGGCACAGGCCGCTTCGCGCGCAGCAGCAGAACAACCGCGTTCGAGGTTAGCGCTGCCCGACCGGCCGGCAATAGCTGTACTGCCGTTCGACAATATGAGCGGCGACCGGGAGCAGGAGTATTTCTCCGACGGGATCAGCGAGGACATCATCACCGCGCTGTCGAAATTGCGCTGGTTCTTCGTGATCGCGCGCAACTCGTCGTTCACCTACAAGGGCAAGGCGGTCCAGATGAAGCAGATCGCCGCTGAGCTCGGGGTGCGCTACGTAGTCGAAGGCAGCGTGCGGAGGAGCGGCGATCGCGTACGCATCACTGCGCAGCTCAACGACACCGCAACGGGTAGTCATATCTGGGCGGAGCGTTACGACCGCGACCTCATCGACGTCTTCGCCGTGCAGGACGAAATCAC includes these proteins:
- a CDS encoding thiamine pyrophosphate-dependent enzyme, coding for MTANELATAVARRLNIRIVISNNQSYGTIRTRQERAFPKRPGGAGLSNPDFATLARAFGAQAIRSRAQRWRPRSSRKQCRRTAPL
- the mddA gene encoding methanethiol S-methyltransferase, with amino-acid sequence MTETQAIHPAIPGNRVLRFTAFLFGGVAYFTFLFTILYAIGFVSGLAVPKAIDTGANSGIFEAIVVNLILMSLFAIQHSVMARKSFKHWWTRFIPRSVERSTYVLCASLTLLLLFWQWRPMPAIIWNVQEPEMAVVIATLSFVGWVIVFTSTFLINHFELFGLHQVANNLAGREMPAPVFRTPFFYRFVRHPIYLGFIIAFWATPTMSAGHLLFSAVTTAYIFVGIMLEERDLVAMFGDEYRRYRERVSMLFPWRRPA
- a CDS encoding GFA family protein produces the protein MKHTGSCFCGAVEVQVTGAPEGMGYCHCSSCRSWSGGPVNAFSLWKPEAVRITAGAQHVATFEKTPMSQRKYCAECGGHLMTNHPTLGLVDVFAATLPTLPFTPGVHVNYAETVLPMRDGLPKLKDFPAELGGSGEVIAE
- a CDS encoding NYN domain-containing protein, which translates into the protein MSSCSTKVALLIDGANLHAASKALGFDVDYKRLLKEFQSRGTLVRALYYTAIIEDQEYSSIRPLIDWLDYNGYTVVTKVTREFTDASGHRRVKGSMDIKLAVDAMELAEHIDQMILFSGDGDFRPLVEAVQRRGVRVTVVSTIASHPPMIADELRRQADAFIDLVDLKPKLGRDPSERSASREPRHHALQLRDHDS
- a CDS encoding CoA transferase; the protein is MTARPQLPERTPRVMGEPTALDGLLVVDFTRVVAGPACTQTLADFGAEVIKIENPDGGDDTRHYEHAEIGGESAAFLSLNRNKRGIALDFNNPAALEVARELIAKADVVVENFSGGIMKRFGLDYASVAPTNPKLIYCSISAYGRKGEFALRPGFDPITQAESGFMSLNGFPDGEPVRTGPPIVDMATGMSACNAILLALIARDRLGRGQQVEVALIDTAVTMTGFYGMAYLISGANPGRFGNSPNGSPTVGVYQASDGPLYMACANDRLYRRLVVDVLDRPDLVTDPEFAHRKNRTANKEKLRAIIAGIFASDSLEHWMAKMKKANIPVGYLRTVEEGFNAPEVRDRHRLSRITHPTAGTVPNIETPLQMSLTPTVDPVAAPLLGEHTREVLRKTLGYDERRIAALAEAGAFGKPGNTA